Proteins from a single region of Pseudomonas sp. 10S4:
- the sctW gene encoding type III secretion system gatekeeper subunit SctW: MKIAAPNIPHVQQPAPATPVRSAALLAQSTPPTNQGTSTQQVTRFASALIQQSRTLSQRDLMASTNALQSKAVKLGELYQLLMGSQDKGLDSAARELRKQLKNQTPTLAQVLALSGDDAAKAHVMLQAASRQAYNEGASGEHVNLNQQLKLLRREHGNKAQAGINTARAFAKSSLNPRRRQTLRDLYYSGVVGQQSISSLIDTLLGQEEGERQFAPTLRDLRGAIADDLAALSPSSTQQQLRNLMHGLNTARHVATLLQTSEHLLGRMRGKNPALQLNAPTFLKHLLTLSGKGMNLHETLQLAQFIGGKHLKHQLAFLNGLRPMLQQLPILLWRDLKARQNALGNLLTLMAELTRQEQDLPKGSPA; the protein is encoded by the coding sequence ATGAAGATCGCGGCTCCGAACATTCCCCATGTCCAGCAACCGGCCCCGGCGACGCCTGTCAGGTCGGCGGCACTGCTTGCCCAGAGCACACCCCCGACCAATCAGGGGACATCGACCCAACAGGTCACGCGGTTTGCTTCGGCGCTGATTCAGCAGAGCCGGACCCTGAGCCAGCGCGACTTGATGGCCAGCACCAATGCCTTGCAGTCCAAGGCCGTCAAACTGGGGGAGCTTTATCAGCTGCTGATGGGCAGCCAGGACAAGGGCCTCGACAGCGCGGCGCGGGAACTGCGCAAGCAGTTGAAGAACCAGACGCCGACCCTTGCGCAAGTTTTGGCACTCAGTGGTGACGACGCCGCCAAGGCCCACGTGATGCTGCAAGCAGCCTCGCGCCAGGCCTATAACGAAGGGGCCAGCGGCGAACACGTCAACCTGAATCAGCAACTCAAGCTGCTGCGTCGCGAACACGGCAACAAGGCCCAGGCCGGCATCAACACCGCCCGGGCCTTTGCCAAGTCCAGCCTCAACCCGCGACGCCGACAGACGCTGCGAGACCTGTACTACTCGGGCGTAGTCGGCCAGCAAAGCATTTCCAGCCTGATCGACACCCTGCTCGGCCAGGAAGAAGGCGAACGGCAATTCGCACCGACCCTGCGCGACCTGCGCGGCGCCATTGCCGACGACCTCGCAGCCCTGAGCCCCTCGAGCACCCAGCAACAATTGCGCAACCTCATGCACGGCCTGAACACGGCTCGCCATGTCGCGACCCTTTTGCAAACCAGCGAGCACTTGCTCGGCCGCATGCGCGGCAAGAACCCGGCGTTGCAGTTGAATGCACCGACCTTCCTCAAGCACCTGCTGACGCTGTCGGGCAAGGGCATGAACCTGCATGAAACGCTGCAACTGGCGCAATTCATTGGCGGCAAACACCTCAAGCATCAACTGGCTTTTCTCAACGGTCTGCGTCCGATGCTGCAGCAGCTGCCCATTCTGTTGTGGCGCGATCTCAAGGCCCGACAGAACGCCCTGGGCAACCTGCTGACGTTGATGGCGGAGCTCACACGCCAAGAGCAGGACCTGCCCAAGGGGAGCCCCGCCTGA